Proteins encoded by one window of Micromonospora coxensis:
- a CDS encoding endo-1,4-beta-xylanase, which yields MNHVPARASGRSTTRARLRAALIAAVAGVAAVGTTVALAPGASAATTLGASAAESGRYFGTAVAANRLSDSAYTTILNREFNQVTPENEMKIDATEPQQGVFTYGNADRIVSHARSQGMKVRGHTLAWHSQQPGWMQNLSGSALRSAMLNHVTQVATHFRGQVDWWDVVNEAFADGGSGARRDSNLQRTGNDWIEAAFRAADAADPNAQLCYNDYNIDNWNDAKTQAVYRMVQDFKSRGVPIDCVGLQSHFTGGSNYPSNYRTTLSSFAALGVDVHITELDIRNAPSDAYRNVVTDCLAVARCKGITVWGIRDSDSWRSGESPLLFDGSGNKKPAYNAVLTALNSGGTTPPPTTPPPTTPPPTTPPPTTPPPGNAACVATVRLDSWTGGFVANVTVTAGSSPLNGWTVGLTLPGGTAITNTWSAQPSATSGAVTFRNVSYNGSVAAGTSTTFGFQGTGVGPSATPTCAAS from the coding sequence CCGGGGTCGCCGCCGTCGGCACGACGGTCGCCCTGGCCCCCGGCGCCAGCGCCGCGACGACGCTGGGCGCCTCCGCCGCCGAGTCCGGCCGGTACTTCGGCACCGCCGTCGCGGCGAACAGACTGAGCGACTCGGCGTACACGACCATCCTGAACCGCGAGTTCAACCAGGTCACGCCCGAGAACGAGATGAAGATCGACGCGACCGAGCCGCAGCAGGGCGTGTTCACGTACGGCAACGCCGACCGGATCGTCTCGCACGCCCGCAGCCAGGGCATGAAGGTCCGCGGCCACACGCTGGCCTGGCACTCGCAGCAGCCCGGCTGGATGCAGAACCTGTCCGGCAGCGCGCTGCGCAGCGCGATGCTGAACCACGTGACCCAGGTCGCCACCCACTTCCGCGGCCAGGTCGACTGGTGGGACGTGGTGAACGAGGCGTTCGCCGACGGCGGCAGCGGCGCCCGTCGTGACTCGAACCTGCAGCGCACCGGCAACGACTGGATCGAGGCGGCGTTCCGGGCCGCGGACGCGGCGGACCCGAACGCGCAGCTCTGCTACAACGACTACAACATCGACAACTGGAACGACGCCAAGACCCAGGCCGTCTACCGGATGGTGCAGGACTTCAAGAGCCGGGGCGTCCCGATCGACTGCGTCGGCCTGCAGTCGCACTTCACCGGTGGCTCGAACTACCCGAGCAACTACCGCACCACGCTGTCCAGCTTCGCCGCCCTCGGCGTCGACGTGCACATCACCGAGCTGGACATCCGCAACGCGCCGTCCGACGCGTACCGCAACGTGGTCACCGACTGCCTCGCGGTCGCCCGGTGCAAGGGCATCACGGTCTGGGGCATCCGCGACTCCGACTCGTGGCGCTCCGGGGAGAGCCCGCTGCTCTTCGACGGCAGCGGCAACAAGAAGCCCGCCTACAACGCCGTGCTGACCGCGCTCAACAGCGGCGGGACGACCCCGCCGCCGACCACTCCGCCGCCGACCACCCCGCCGCCCACCACGCCGCCGCCGACCACTCCGCCGCCGGGCAACGCCGCCTGCGTCGCCACCGTCCGGCTCGACTCCTGGACCGGCGGCTTCGTGGCGAACGTGACGGTCACCGCCGGCTCGTCGCCGCTCAACGGCTGGACGGTCGGGCTCACCCTGCCCGGCGGCACGGCGATCACCAACACCTGGAGCGCGCAGCCCAGCGCCACCAGCGGCGCCGTGACGTTCCGCAACGTCAGCTACAACGGCAGCGTCGCCGCCGGCACCAGCACCACGTTCGGCTTCCAGGGCACCGGCGTCGGCCCGTCCGCCACGCCGACCTGCGCGGCGAGCTGA